CATGGGCAGCAGCATCAAGTCCTTGGCCAGCCGCTGCATGGCGATTGCCACCCGCCAGGGCAGATTTTTTTCAAAATCAAGCTGGTCGTTGTCAAATACCGCTGAGACTTCGGTTATGTTCTGTTCCACCAGAGCTGCGGTCAAAACACGCCCGGCCTCACGGGCCCCGCTTTGATCCACTTTTGGATCGCTCATGATCCGGACAAAGGCCCGGAAGTGATCAGCGGAAATGTTTTTTTTAATGGCAATGCTGAGCAGTTTTTTTTTCTCGAAATACTCAAACAGCTTGGGCACATAGAGCGCAGCCGAGCCCTTTCCCACCAAGGTTCGCACGGATACCGGCGCATCCAGGATTCCGGAAATAACAATATCGGTTTGCTGCCGGGTTTCCTCGATGGTGAGCAAAAGCTCCGGGCAATCCCCCATTACCTGCTGAAACTCCTGATACAGCCCTTTCCCGGCCTCTGCCGCACCCGGATGGGAAGCATCATAGTAGCCGGTGCGCAGGATGGCCTTGGCCAGCTTCATAATCCATTCCCCCACGGGCCGGATCCGCTCGCGCTCATCCGGATCAGGGGTTTTGTTTTCCTCAACAGGCTTGTCTGAAAACCCGGCCACCGGCTGGGGTTCGGCTTCCCGTTCTTTCTCGGAAACCACCTCTTGAATCCATTCAAAGGATGCCGGGCCCGGAGCGCTTGAATTTGGGGTCCCGACAGATGTTTCAGGCAGAGCCGATATGATCTGTTTCCCGGAAGCATTGACCAGGGCAATCCGGGTGTCATCTTCTGTATGCTGCGTCACAACGGCATTTTCCACCACAGGGGCTTCCATATCCGGTGCGGTCAGAAATAAAACGATTTTTGTGTCTTCAGGCAGGGGTCTTTTCAGGGCAAGGTCCCGGGGACCGGTTTGAAGCTGATCATGGAAGGCTTCAAGCCGGTCTGCTGCAACAAATTTGACGATGATCAGGTGTGGTTTCATGATCGTCCGGCATTGCTGGTTATCAATCAGAAATCAAACTCAGGCCCGGAAATATGTGACCGCATTTTCAAAGATGCGGATCCCGGCAGCGGACAAAGGCGGTTTTTCATCAGCGCTGCTGCAACGGCGCAGATGTTTGTTCCGGGTCCAGTCCGGATGATTGGCCGGATGATTGTAGGCCTCCGGGTGCGGCATCAGGCCGAAAACCCGGCCTGTGGGATCGCAGATACCCGCGATATCGGCCATGGACCCATTGGGATTGGCCGGAAAACCGCCTGCGGCCAAATCGCCGTCTGCCCGGGCGTATCTGCACACCACCTGGTTTTGGTCAATGAGCTGGTCAATCACCTTTTGATCGGCAATGAACTTGCCCTCCCCGTGGCGCACGGGCAATTCCATATTTTTCATTCCGCGGGTAAACACGCAGGGCGATTGGGCGTTGATGGACAAATTCACCCAGTCGTCGCGGAAATTACCGCAGTCATTGTAGGTCAGGGCCACGGTGCGGGCGGTGTAATCATTGTCCATCCCCGGCAGGAGACCGAAATTGACCAGGGTCTGAAACCCGTTGCAGATGCCCAGCACCAAACCGCCCTGGTTGATAAAGCCGATGATCCGATCACCGGCATTTTTTTTCATGCGCACGGCCTGGATCACCCCGGCGCCGTGATCATCACCCCAGGAAAACCCCCCGATAAACACCATGATCTGGAAATCCTCCAGGGACACGGCCCCGGATATCACGTCGTTGATATGCACGCAAACGGCCCGGGCCCCGGCCAGCTCACATGCATGGGCGGTTTCCACGTCGCAGTTAAGTCCGTAACCGGTCAGCACAAGGGCGTTTATTTCAGCATTGTTTCTCATATATTTCTTCTTGAAAGATTATTTCACAAATATGTAGCGCAAACCAGTCCGGAAATCTATACCAATTGTCCAAACGGCGCTTTCCATGAGGCCTTGAGATCGGCCACCGGCACCGACACCAGAGATTCTGCACCACAGGACAGATCCAGCCGGGGCGCTTTTGTCACCTCGCCAATGCAGGCCAGTGCATGGTCTTTCATCATAGATGCAAAATCTTCCCTGCTTTCCGGTGCCACGCTCACCACAAACCGTCCCGGAGTTTCTGAGAAGAGCAGGTGATCGGCCCGCAGGCCCTCTGCGCCGGGTGCCT
The Desulfosalsimonas propionicica DNA segment above includes these coding regions:
- a CDS encoding phosphoribosylformylglycinamidine synthase subunit PurQ → MRNNAEINALVLTGYGLNCDVETAHACELAGARAVCVHINDVISGAVSLEDFQIMVFIGGFSWGDDHGAGVIQAVRMKKNAGDRIIGFINQGGLVLGICNGFQTLVNFGLLPGMDNDYTARTVALTYNDCGNFRDDWVNLSINAQSPCVFTRGMKNMELPVRHGEGKFIADQKVIDQLIDQNQVVCRYARADGDLAAGGFPANPNGSMADIAGICDPTGRVFGLMPHPEAYNHPANHPDWTRNKHLRRCSSADEKPPLSAAGIRIFENAVTYFRA